One window from the genome of Ailuropoda melanoleuca isolate Jingjing chromosome 5, ASM200744v2, whole genome shotgun sequence encodes:
- the GCM2 gene encoding chorion-specific transcription factor GCMb, with product MAGASAVGSSDENLPTEFLGEEWTLFSFPSRLSWRLRENTGPGRGAGQGPPPAGSQAASLCAPAACWATSRSRARRLRGLEGRRSKHPPLTVIGLQGGSFLNRAGNHPKRAACKAKAREKIPGKHFLRRSEWLRRDLSHFKRFLLLDASRYRNHPNEADKQTSSWCRSRGIHSVLRPLTWLLQALENLPRWNGGISATIPDRWRRAQAKVGQMLVEVGQKADCVCSYGMKLSWDINDPQMPQEPAHFDHFCEWPDGYVRFIYRSDEKKAQRHLSGWAMRNTNNHNGHILKKSCLGVVLCARACALPDGSRLQLRPAICDKARLKQQKKACPNCHSALELIPCRGHSGYPVTNFWRLDGNAIFFQAKGVHDHPRPESKSETEARRSAIKRQMASFYQPQKKRIREPESGENQDNSGHFNDMPPLENPEEFDIITDTGFAIPGQPCFSFPSSNTYKATCDVATFQGDIMPSFQKYPNPRIFLPRPPCSYELASPSYTNSSPHPTLYTNSSKIPDDTDWLHLNALQYNVNSYSSFERSFDFTSKQHGWKPAVGTPGLGETPDHGQFQAVATHPYYNTELPCRYLRAPPAGAPALQTVITTTTKVSYQAYPPPALKCCDNTQEVKSLSGCNYASENIPMSIYPEGLDFPATVAMEASPARSLPLKIPGDCRAIRPTLAFPQESAPSRTDGVETWDVCPSSLGSAVSYSDGVSPFFSYDNEDF from the exons ATGGCCGGCGCTTCGGCAGTTGGTTCATCTGATGAAAATCTGCCGACAGAATTCCTGGGGGAAGAGTGGacactcttttcttttccttcccgaCTCTCGTGGCGACTACGGGAGA ACACTGGTCCCGGAAGAGGTGCTGGCCAGGGCCCGCCGCCGGCCGGATCCCAGGCAGCATCACTCTGTGCGCCCGCAGCGTGCTGGGCGACGTCCAGATCTAGGGCGCGCCGGCTTCGGGGTTTGGAGGGACGTAGGTCCAAGCATCCCCCTCTAACAGTGATTGGCCTTCAGGGCGGCTCTTTTCTAAATAGGGCTGGGAACCACCCGAAGCGTGCCGCCTGCAAAGCAAAGGCGCGAGAAAAAATTCCGGGAAAACACTTCCTTCGCCGCTCAGAGTGGTTACGAAGAGATTTAAGCCATTTCAAACGATTTCTTTTATTGGATGCCTCCAGGTACCGGAATCACCCCAATGAGGCGGATAAACAGACGAGTTCTTGGTGTCGGTCCCGGGGAATCCATAGCGTCCTGCGCCCTCTCACCTGGCTCCTCCAGGCTCTAGAAAACCTCCCCAGATGGAATGGGGGTATTTCCGCGACAATACCA GATCGTTGGCGGAGAGCGCAGGCCAAGGTGGGACAGATGCTGGTGGAAGTGGGACAGAAGGCGGACTGCGTGTGCTCCTACGGCATGAAGCTCAGTTGGGACATCAACGATCCGCAGATGCCTCAG GAGCCGGCCCACTTCGACCACTTCTGCGAGTGGCCCGACGGCTACGTGCGCTTCATCTACCGCAGCGACGAGAAGAAGGCCCAGCGCCACCTGAGCGGCTGGGCCATGCGCAACACCAACAACCACAACGGCCACATCCTCAAGAAGTCGTGCCTGGGCGTGGTGCTGTGCGCTCGGGCCTGCGCCCTGCCCGACGGCTCTCGCCTGCAGCTGCGGCCCGCCATCTGCGACAAGGCACGCCTGAAACAGCAAA AGAAAGCATGCCCCAACTGTCATTCCGCTTTGGAGTTGATTCCCTGTCGAGGGCACAGCGGATACCCTGTCACCAACTTCTGGCGGCTTGATGGCAACGCGATATTTTTCCAG GCCAAGGGAGTTCATGATCACCCAAGACCAGAGAGCAAATCAGAGACGGAAGCTAGAAGAAGCGCCATCAAGAGACAAATGGCCTCTTTTTACCAAccccagaaaaagagaattcGAGAACCAGAG tCTGGAGAGAATCAAGACAACAGTGGACATTTCAACGACATGCCTCCCTTGGAAAATCCAGAAGAGTTTGATATAATTACTGACACTGGCTTCGCTATTCCAGGGCAGCCTTGCTTTTCCTTCCCAAGCTCCAATACTTACAAAGCTACCTGTGATGTAGCCACCTTCCAAGGAGACATAATGCCATCCTTTCAGAAATATCCAAACCCAAGAATTTTTTTGCCTAGGCCACCTTGCAGCTATGAATTGGCAAGTCCTAGTTACACAAATTCAAGCCCACATCCCACCCTTTATACAAATTCCAGCAAGATCCCTGATGACACAGACTGGCTTCATCTGAATGCGCTACAGTATAACGTCAATTCATACAGCAGCTTTGAGAGAAGCTTTGATTTCACCAGCAAGCAACATGGCTGGAAACCAGCTGTTGGCACACCTGGCCTTGGGGAGACGCCCGACCATGGACAGTTCCAGGCTGTGGCCACTCACCCTTATTATAACACAGAGCTTCCCTGCAGGTACCTCAGGGCTCCCCCAGCAGGTGCTCCAGCCCTACAAACCgtgatcaccaccaccaccaaagtgTCCTACCAGGCCTACCCGCCCCCTGCTCTGAAATGCTGTGACAACACCCAGGAAGTGAAGAGCCTTTCAGGGTGTAACTATGCTTCCGAAAACATCCCCATGTCCATCTATCCAGAAGGCTTGGACTTCCCAGCCACAGTAGCCATGGAAGCCTCTCCAGCCAGGTCACTTCCTTTGAAAATTCCAGGCGATTGCAGAGCCATCAGGCCCACGTTGGCCTTTCCTCAAGAGTCTGCTCCCTCCAGGACAGATGGAGTAGAGACTTGGGATGTGTGTCCATCTAGCTTGGGGTCTGCAGTCAGTTATTCAGATGGGGTTAGTCCATTCTTTAGCTACGACAATGAGGACTTTTGA